A stretch of Methanobrevibacter sp. YE315 DNA encodes these proteins:
- a CDS encoding lactaldehyde dehydrogenase, translating into MDMLIGGKHISSDDLEDVINPYNGEVIDTIPIAHLQTANLAIGEANNAKESLVEMSAFKVSNKLFNVVEKLKDNREDFAEQLTLEIGKPINESLVEVDRSIETLKLAAEEAKRIYGESVPLDAGLNGKGFFAFTQRLPLGVVAAITPFNYPLNLTIHKIAPAIACKNTVIVKPPTEAPLTVMKFCELLNEEFPDGVVNTITGYGSEVGDYLVCSPDIDKVSFTGSVTTGLMISQKAGMKKVTLELGGNDPMIVLKDADIDKAVKGVINGAFLNAGQVCMGVKRIIVEDEIADEFAEKLVGETEKLVMGNPLDVKTTLGTLISEKAAIHVEQTVNNAVQKGAEILTGGVREGAFYQATVIDNVTPDMDLVVRETFGPVAPIIRVNGVEEAIEIANDTDYGLQAGVFTNDYSLAMKCAQEIEAGTVFVNKQSTFRTDNMPFGGFKNSGVGKEGIKYAVDDMTRMKLIGLNLR; encoded by the coding sequence ATGGACATGTTGATTGGTGGAAAACACATCTCAAGCGACGATTTAGAAGACGTGATTAATCCGTATAATGGTGAAGTAATTGATACAATTCCAATTGCACACTTGCAAACTGCTAATTTGGCTATTGGTGAAGCAAATAATGCTAAAGAAAGTTTAGTTGAAATGTCTGCTTTTAAAGTTTCTAATAAACTCTTTAATGTTGTTGAAAAACTGAAGGATAATCGTGAAGATTTTGCCGAACAATTGACTTTAGAGATTGGAAAACCAATCAACGAATCTTTGGTTGAAGTTGACAGGTCAATTGAAACACTGAAACTTGCAGCAGAAGAGGCAAAAAGAATTTACGGTGAAAGCGTGCCTTTGGATGCCGGGCTAAATGGGAAAGGATTTTTCGCATTTACTCAAAGATTGCCGTTAGGTGTTGTTGCAGCTATCACACCATTTAACTATCCATTGAATTTAACAATACACAAAATAGCTCCTGCAATTGCCTGTAAAAATACAGTAATCGTAAAACCTCCGACAGAAGCGCCGTTAACAGTCATGAAATTTTGCGAACTCTTGAACGAAGAATTTCCTGATGGTGTTGTAAACACAATAACAGGTTATGGTTCTGAGGTTGGGGATTACCTTGTCTGTTCACCTGATATCGATAAGGTCTCATTTACTGGAAGCGTAACAACAGGATTGATGATTTCTCAAAAGGCGGGAATGAAAAAAGTCACTTTAGAACTTGGTGGAAATGACCCGATGATTGTCTTAAAAGATGCAGATATTGACAAGGCTGTAAAAGGAGTCATTAATGGAGCATTCTTAAATGCAGGCCAGGTCTGTATGGGTGTTAAAAGGATAATTGTTGAAGATGAGATTGCCGATGAATTTGCAGAAAAATTGGTTGGCGAAACTGAAAAGTTGGTCATGGGAAACCCATTGGATGTGAAAACCACTCTGGGAACATTAATATCTGAAAAGGCAGCAATACATGTTGAGCAAACGGTTAACAATGCAGTTCAAAAAGGTGCTGAAATATTAACGGGCGGCGTTCGTGAAGGCGCATTTTACCAGGCTACTGTAATCGATAATGTAACACCTGACATGGATTTGGTTGTAAGGGAAACATTCGGGCCTGTTGCACCGATAATTCGCGTCAATGGTGTTGAAGAAGCTATTGAAATAGCCAATGATACTGATTACGGTTTGCAGGCAGGAGTATTTACCAATGACTATTCTCTTGCAATGAAATGTGCTCAGGAAATAGAAGCTGGAACAGTATTTGTTAATAAGCAATCAACATTTAGAACTGATAACATGCCATTTGGAGGATTTAAGAATAGTGGTGTGGGAAAGGAAGGAATAAAATACGCTGTCGATGACATGACTAGAATGAAGTTAATCGGATTGAACTTAAGATAA
- a CDS encoding tRNA-binding protein, which yields MWDTTKDYRILVASKARENYLNLIPTASFRGSWNKKQAIDLGKQMNSDFQSLTYSYLEGDELVNSPDVQALKEKAEQIIEYLGGPDWNKKFLSNAPKDDREKTQENIAKVRFFLDTIIGLKDRLALGPINDPIMGVDIKVGEVMSVTKHPKNENLMLCNVNLGKRAITVVTNDLNVKDNNKVGVSLLPPQSFSDIVSEGMFLGMGGSILKDVDGELGQMPKGIPMESLNETRNLVENYLK from the coding sequence ATGTGGGATACAACAAAAGACTATAGGATTTTAGTAGCAAGCAAAGCAAGAGAAAATTACCTAAATCTCATTCCAACAGCTTCTTTTAGAGGAAGCTGGAATAAAAAGCAAGCAATTGATTTAGGAAAACAAATGAACAGTGATTTTCAATCATTAACTTATTCTTATTTAGAAGGAGATGAATTAGTGAATTCTCCAGATGTTCAAGCATTAAAAGAAAAAGCGGAACAGATTATTGAATATTTGGGCGGTCCGGATTGGAATAAAAAATTCCTAAGCAACGCTCCAAAAGATGATAGGGAAAAAACCCAAGAAAATATCGCAAAAGTAAGGTTCTTCCTGGATACAATCATTGGCCTGAAAGACAGATTAGCATTAGGACCAATCAACGATCCGATTATGGGTGTTGACATTAAAGTTGGAGAAGTAATGAGCGTTACAAAACACCCAAAAAACGAAAATCTGATGCTTTGTAATGTAAATTTGGGAAAACGTGCCATTACAGTTGTTACCAATGATTTGAATGTTAAAGACAACAATAAAGTTGGCGTATCCTTGCTTCCACCGCAATCATTCAGCGACATCGTAAGTGAAGGAATGTTTCTTGGAATGGGCGGAAGTATCCTCAAGGATGTTGATGGGGAACTTGGCCAAATGCCAAAAGGAATTCCTATGGAATCTCTTAATGAAACACGCAACCTTGTTGAAAACTATTTGAAATAA
- a CDS encoding PRC-barrel domain-containing protein, whose translation MVEVSKLRSLDIYTNTGHYVGRVEDVILNIRLGTISKLQVRAIEQERKPAGVINSFLGSIRGEVPEENDMRSFQSDLLTVDFDKVQAIGDIMLINPRDMKKVSAEPQIPTPVAQKPETQPQGETQVQFDAERL comes from the coding sequence ATGGTAGAAGTTTCAAAATTACGCAGTTTAGATATTTATACCAACACTGGTCATTATGTTGGTCGTGTAGAAGACGTTATTCTTAACATTAGATTAGGAACTATTTCAAAATTACAAGTAAGAGCTATTGAACAAGAAAGAAAACCTGCAGGAGTTATTAATTCATTTTTAGGATCTATTCGTGGAGAAGTTCCTGAAGAAAATGATATGAGATCTTTCCAAAGCGATTTATTAACAGTGGACTTCGATAAAGTTCAAGCTATTGGGGATATCATGTTAATCAATCCTAGGGATATGAAAAAAGTAAGTGCTGAACCACAAATCCCAACTCCAGTAGCTCAAAAACCTGAAACTCAACCACAAGGCGAAACTCAAGTACAATTTGACGCTGAAAGATTATAA
- a CDS encoding aspartate dehydrogenase, whose protein sequence is MKVGIIGCGAIANIITTSIVPEDNGIEIKYFFDKDIERAENLASLAGGVAVLDFNEMLDDADLVLECASPDSVKKYAPVILEKGIDMIIMSIGAFMDIDFYNNVLKIAKVNNAKIHLPSGAVVGLDGIKAVAKFGLKEVSLVTRKSPKSLGKDIDCEEVLFEGKASDAVKEFPLNINVAATISMACNRDIDVKIIVDPNVDRNVHEITAKGDFGEFKTITMNYPCSSNPKTSMLAALSAIRLLKSFNETISVGM, encoded by the coding sequence ATGAAAGTAGGTATTATAGGCTGTGGAGCCATTGCTAACATCATTACAACAAGCATAGTTCCTGAAGACAACGGTATCGAAATCAAATATTTTTTCGATAAGGATATTGAAAGGGCGGAAAATTTAGCAAGTTTGGCCGGTGGTGTAGCAGTACTTGACTTTAATGAGATGTTGGATGATGCGGATTTGGTATTGGAATGCGCTTCTCCGGATTCAGTTAAAAAATATGCTCCGGTTATCCTGGAAAAAGGCATTGACATGATAATCATGAGTATCGGTGCATTTATGGATATTGATTTTTACAATAATGTTTTAAAAATAGCTAAAGTGAATAATGCCAAAATACACTTGCCTTCAGGTGCTGTTGTTGGTTTGGATGGTATTAAGGCTGTTGCCAAATTCGGTTTAAAGGAAGTAAGTCTTGTTACTCGCAAATCCCCTAAATCCCTTGGAAAGGACATTGATTGTGAGGAAGTCTTGTTTGAAGGAAAGGCTTCCGATGCCGTTAAGGAATTTCCACTAAACATTAATGTTGCAGCAACAATAAGCATGGCATGCAACAGGGATATTGATGTTAAAATCATCGTTGATCCTAATGTTGACAGGAATGTTCATGAAATTACTGCAAAAGGTGATTTTGGTGAGTTTAAGACAATAACAATGAACTATCCATGTTCATCTAATCCAAAAACAAGCATGTTGGCAGCACTTTCCGCTATTAGATTATTGAAAAGTTTTAATGAAACTATCAGTGTGGGAATGTAA
- a CDS encoding tRNA(His) guanylyltransferase Thg1 family protein, whose amino-acid sequence MKEYEVYSSLKVPKNSKIIIRLDGRSFHQLARDLNLVKPYDENFYNVISKVCEDLFKEFSPLFVYTFSDEISLLLDKIPFDGRIEKINSVISSFAASSFVIHYNAQFKKPPAFDSRIIPVNDEDILKYFKWRQDESWRNCVNSHGIAYLKSTHSNNEANDIIKGMKLNDIHELLFANGINLNDIETYKKRGIAVYRKNKRVIGFNKKENKEQVSYRSYVFTDWELPKFNEEFFKDIDVIK is encoded by the coding sequence ATGAAGGAATATGAAGTTTATTCATCTCTAAAAGTTCCTAAAAACTCTAAAATCATCATACGTTTAGATGGAAGAAGTTTTCATCAATTGGCCAGGGATTTGAATTTGGTAAAACCATATGATGAAAATTTTTATAATGTAATATCAAAAGTCTGTGAAGATCTGTTTAAAGAGTTTTCACCACTTTTTGTTTATACTTTTTCAGATGAAATAAGCTTGCTTCTAGATAAAATTCCTTTTGATGGCAGGATTGAAAAAATTAATTCTGTAATTTCCAGTTTCGCTGCAAGTTCCTTTGTCATACATTATAATGCCCAATTTAAAAAGCCTCCTGCATTCGATTCAAGGATTATTCCTGTTAATGATGAGGATATTCTGAAATATTTTAAATGGAGGCAGGATGAATCATGGAGGAACTGTGTTAATTCTCATGGTATAGCATACCTAAAATCAACCCATTCAAATAATGAAGCCAACGACATTATAAAAGGCATGAAATTAAATGATATACATGAATTATTGTTTGCCAATGGGATTAATTTAAACGACATTGAAACCTACAAAAAAAGAGGAATTGCGGTGTATAGGAAAAATAAAAGAGTCATAGGTTTCAATAAAAAAGAAAATAAGGAACAGGTTTCCTATAGAAGTTATGTTTTCACAGATTGGGAACTTCCGAAATTCAACGAAGAATTCTTCAAGGATATTGATGTGATAAAATGA
- a CDS encoding Mov34/MPN/PAD-1 family protein: MSFISKLFGNVDEEFNEVRVDREVLESVIYYSKKAYPNEFLAFFDGKIKDKILYITGLIFMPGETCETGAVVHTDMIPINTKYWGSVHSHPGPSARPSDADLKTFAKNGYFHMIVCLPYSFDTFKSYNRYGQHLDYKIGDYSYLIENDFEDFFDESDVLTDDDEFKPGFFDEKDDEFFKNPDEEPVNHYEEYEKRNQINVISNNPTLRIELNPDGSIKKIFKE, encoded by the coding sequence ATGAGTTTCATTTCAAAATTGTTTGGAAATGTTGATGAAGAATTCAATGAGGTAAGGGTTGACAGGGAAGTTCTTGAATCCGTTATCTATTACTCAAAAAAGGCATATCCAAATGAATTTTTAGCATTTTTTGATGGTAAAATAAAAGATAAGATCCTTTATATCACCGGTTTGATATTCATGCCAGGTGAAACATGTGAAACAGGTGCTGTAGTCCACACAGACATGATTCCGATAAATACCAAATACTGGGGTTCAGTCCATTCTCATCCAGGGCCAAGCGCAAGACCCTCCGATGCAGATCTCAAGACATTTGCAAAAAACGGTTATTTTCACATGATTGTATGTTTGCCTTATTCTTTTGACACTTTCAAGTCTTATAATCGATACGGTCAGCATTTGGATTATAAAATCGGCGATTATAGCTATCTAATTGAAAATGATTTCGAGGATTTTTTCGATGAAAGTGATGTTTTAACTGATGATGATGAATTCAAACCGGGATTTTTCGATGAAAAGGATGATGAATTTTTCAAAAATCCTGATGAGGAACCAGTAAATCATTATGAGGAATATGAAAAGAGAAATCAGATCAATGTCATTTCAAATAATCCGACATTGCGAATTGAACTTAACCCTGACGGCAGCATTAAAAAGATTTTTAAGGAATAG
- the serA gene encoding phosphoglycerate dehydrogenase: MKVLIADAINEKGIENLKEVAEVVVDTSITPEELANTIHEYNGIIVRSRTKLTADVIKKADNLQIIARAGVGVDNIDLGAATEKGIMVVNSPESTSVTVAEHTMGLILSMARKISIADKSVKEGKWEKKKFMGVELRNKTLGVIGMGRIGSQVVNRCKAFGMDAMAYDPYLPEEVAKQMGVALTDLETVLKNADFITIHVPLTPETKHSISTEQFELMKDSAFIVNCARGGVIDEDALYDALANNKIGGAALDVYEDEPPAEDSKLFELDNIVLTPHIAASTKEAQRDAAIIVADEIIDLAKGNTPKNVLNMPRIDRNTYQELSPYMELCEKLGCFISQGVNGKIKEIEIIYSGELAEIENLEILTRTVIQGAVNPFLSSPVNAVNAALVAKDRGISITEGRKKNAKGYESLINVIAKSENDVFSAEGTQLHEPRILKVNGYWVDVIPEGHMFIAKYEDIPGSIGKIGTKLGEHNVNIGIMQVGRDEKGGNAIMVLTLDKEIPKDVIKEIQALDNVYEANGLEL, from the coding sequence ATGAAAGTTCTTATTGCTGATGCTATCAACGAAAAAGGTATTGAAAATCTAAAGGAAGTAGCTGAAGTAGTTGTCGATACCAGCATTACTCCTGAAGAATTAGCAAATACCATTCATGAATATAATGGAATTATAGTTAGAAGTAGAACAAAGTTAACTGCAGACGTTATTAAAAAAGCAGACAATTTACAAATTATCGCAAGAGCAGGTGTCGGAGTAGACAACATCGATTTAGGTGCTGCAACAGAAAAAGGTATTATGGTTGTAAACTCACCAGAATCAACTTCCGTTACCGTAGCTGAACACACAATGGGATTGATTTTAAGCATGGCCCGTAAAATTTCCATTGCAGACAAATCTGTTAAAGAAGGAAAATGGGAAAAGAAAAAATTCATGGGTGTCGAACTTAGAAACAAAACCCTTGGTGTAATCGGAATGGGAAGAATCGGTTCTCAAGTAGTCAACAGATGTAAAGCATTCGGAATGGATGCGATGGCATACGATCCATACTTGCCTGAAGAAGTTGCAAAACAAATGGGCGTTGCCTTAACTGACCTTGAAACCGTGCTCAAAAACGCGGACTTCATCACAATTCACGTACCGCTCACACCAGAAACCAAACATTCAATTTCCACCGAGCAATTTGAATTAATGAAAGATTCTGCATTCATTGTAAACTGTGCCCGTGGTGGAGTTATTGATGAAGACGCATTATACGACGCTTTAGCAAACAATAAAATTGGTGGTGCCGCATTAGATGTATATGAAGATGAACCACCTGCTGAAGATTCAAAATTATTCGAACTCGACAATATCGTATTAACTCCTCACATTGCAGCTTCAACTAAAGAAGCTCAAAGAGATGCTGCTATTATTGTGGCTGATGAAATCATTGATCTTGCAAAAGGAAACACTCCTAAAAATGTTTTAAACATGCCACGTATTGACAGAAATACCTACCAAGAGTTATCCCCATACATGGAACTATGTGAAAAATTAGGTTGTTTCATCTCCCAAGGAGTTAACGGTAAAATTAAAGAAATTGAAATTATTTACAGTGGAGAACTCGCTGAAATCGAAAACCTTGAAATCTTAACAAGAACTGTTATCCAAGGTGCTGTTAATCCGTTCTTAAGTTCCCCGGTAAATGCTGTTAATGCAGCATTGGTTGCAAAAGACAGAGGAATCAGCATTACTGAAGGCAGAAAGAAAAATGCTAAAGGCTACGAATCCTTAATCAATGTCATTGCAAAAAGTGAAAATGATGTTTTCTCAGCTGAAGGAACCCAATTACACGAACCAAGGATCTTAAAAGTAAACGGATACTGGGTTGACGTTATTCCTGAAGGACATATGTTCATTGCAAAATATGAAGATATTCCTGGAAGTATTGGAAAAATAGGTACTAAATTAGGCGAACACAACGTAAATATTGGAATTATGCAAGTTGGAAGAGATGAAAAAGGTGGAAACGCCATCATGGTTCTAACTTTAGATAAAGAAATTCCAAAAGATGTAATTAAAGAAATCCAAGCTTTAGATAATGTTTATGAAGCTAATGGATTAGAATTATAA
- a CDS encoding heavy metal-binding domain-containing protein: protein MVSVNEFAISTANDIPGFKIVETKGFIYGLTVRSRGAGGQIGAGIKSLFGGEITQYVKMMEESREEALYRAIQHAKELGANGIVAIRFDSNEISEVMQEILVYGTAVVVQKE, encoded by the coding sequence ATGGTATCTGTTAACGAATTCGCAATTTCAACTGCAAATGATATTCCGGGTTTTAAAATTGTTGAAACCAAAGGTTTCATATACGGTTTAACTGTTAGAAGCAGAGGTGCTGGTGGACAAATCGGTGCCGGTATTAAATCTCTTTTTGGTGGAGAAATCACACAATATGTAAAAATGATGGAAGAATCAAGAGAAGAAGCATTGTACAGAGCAATTCAACATGCAAAAGAATTAGGCGCAAATGGAATTGTAGCTATCAGATTCGACTCAAATGAAATATCTGAAGTAATGCAAGAAATCTTAGTTTACGGAACAGCCGTAGTTGTTCAAAAAGAATAG
- a CDS encoding transcriptional regulator, which yields MLTRSQMLHNIENLLKSQGFKTSDIYDQGSFDIVARKDLQILLLKTFLNIDSINEHNAHEMKQLANIFLASPIIIGEKSRNGLLEEGVIYERYEIPTITFETLRNMIVYGESPEILADRGGYFVKIDGNVIKQYREEYSMSLKDLASLAHVSRATMYKYENGIVRANTETAMILEEILNTKVTLDIDLLKQHKSEEIKYSDDVSDLSKLGYGVLSTNKSPFDAVAKMRTSEKDSPLMANVEKNRTEKTLKRMAIPLKDLSMVTTSEPVFIINNDKIKESIGTIPVIKSWELKEFENSKELLKMIRERKEN from the coding sequence ATGTTGACTCGAAGCCAAATGCTACATAATATTGAAAACTTATTAAAATCACAGGGTTTTAAGACCTCTGATATCTATGATCAGGGCTCATTTGATATAGTGGCAAGGAAAGACCTACAGATTTTACTTCTAAAAACATTTTTGAATATAGATAGTATAAATGAGCATAATGCTCATGAAATGAAGCAATTAGCCAATATTTTTCTTGCTTCACCAATCATCATAGGGGAAAAATCAAGGAATGGACTTTTAGAGGAAGGCGTGATATACGAGAGGTATGAAATTCCAACAATCACTTTTGAAACCTTAAGGAATATGATTGTATATGGCGAATCCCCTGAAATTTTAGCAGATCGCGGTGGATATTTTGTTAAAATAGACGGTAATGTCATAAAACAATACCGTGAAGAATATTCAATGTCCCTAAAAGATTTGGCAAGTCTCGCACATGTATCCCGAGCTACAATGTACAAATATGAAAACGGAATTGTACGTGCCAATACGGAAACCGCAATGATTTTAGAAGAAATCCTGAATACTAAAGTCACATTAGACATTGATTTGTTGAAACAACATAAGAGCGAAGAGATTAAATACAGTGATGACGTTAGCGACTTGTCAAAATTAGGTTATGGAGTGCTATCTACAAATAAAAGTCCGTTCGATGCTGTTGCCAAAATGAGAACTTCAGAAAAAGATTCTCCTTTAATGGCCAATGTCGAGAAAAACAGGACTGAAAAAACCTTGAAAAGAATGGCAATACCATTGAAGGATTTGTCAATGGTAACAACATCCGAGCCTGTTTTTATAATTAACAACGATAAAATCAAAGAATCAATCGGTACAATCCCCGTAATAAAATCCTGGGAACTGAAAGAATTTGAAAATTCAAAAGAATTGCTGAAAATGATTAGAGAAAGAAAAGAGAATTAA
- a CDS encoding tRNA(Ile)(2)-agmatinylcytidine synthase, protein MIVINCLHIGIDDTDSPDGMCTTYLASQIINKFEDNGIELVDFPRLIRLNPFARFKTRGNGGVSLRIINDDKADLAKRIVLDEVEKLSMFDCENTNPGVVFYDGEITHEMEDYAFRAIYEFITIDEAEEFTKSVGCQIHKFKKGRGIIGSIAAISLPLSDYTFELLAYRNSDNYGTKRKIDYESVYKMDKQTFPDTFENIDYSEDYIAIEPKTPCPVLYGIRSNTVEALKEAMEIVKVSEPIVDWCIFKTNQHTDMHIQKAENISSMKQFGCYCVTGEVKNKPKIIDGGHMFFYIFDESGEIECGAYEPTKNFRKIVSHLRPGDIVKVYGGIGEQNTFNIEKFQVIELNDVEYKNPICECGKRMTSAGKNKGFKCKKCGRKIESNEKVPVVIERKLENLKFYETPVSARRHLSKPLCRMDLEKI, encoded by the coding sequence GTGATTGTGATTAACTGTTTGCATATAGGAATTGACGATACTGACTCTCCAGATGGTATGTGTACAACTTATCTGGCCAGTCAAATCATTAATAAATTCGAAGATAATGGGATTGAACTTGTTGATTTTCCAAGACTGATAAGGTTAAATCCATTTGCCCGTTTCAAAACACGTGGAAATGGTGGTGTTAGTCTAAGAATTATCAATGACGATAAGGCGGATTTGGCTAAAAGAATTGTTTTGGATGAAGTTGAAAAGCTATCCATGTTCGATTGCGAAAATACCAACCCAGGAGTTGTCTTTTATGATGGTGAAATAACCCATGAAATGGAAGATTATGCATTCAGGGCAATTTATGAATTCATCACCATTGATGAGGCTGAGGAATTCACAAAATCCGTGGGCTGTCAAATCCATAAATTCAAAAAGGGAAGGGGAATTATCGGATCTATTGCAGCAATCAGTCTGCCGTTATCTGATTACACCTTTGAATTGCTCGCCTATAGAAATTCGGACAATTACGGCACCAAAAGAAAAATCGATTATGAATCCGTTTATAAAATGGATAAACAAACATTTCCCGATACTTTTGAAAATATTGATTATTCTGAAGATTACATTGCAATAGAACCTAAAACACCTTGTCCTGTGTTATATGGAATCAGATCCAATACCGTGGAGGCTTTAAAAGAGGCAATGGAAATTGTTAAAGTTTCAGAACCCATTGTCGATTGGTGCATTTTCAAGACAAACCAGCATACAGACATGCATATTCAGAAAGCAGAAAATATTTCTTCCATGAAGCAGTTCGGCTGTTACTGTGTAACCGGTGAGGTAAAAAATAAGCCTAAAATCATCGATGGCGGCCACATGTTCTTTTACATTTTTGATGAATCCGGTGAGATTGAATGCGGGGCGTATGAGCCAACAAAGAATTTCAGAAAAATAGTTTCCCATCTGCGTCCTGGAGATATTGTAAAAGTTTATGGTGGAATCGGTGAGCAAAACACATTCAATATTGAGAAGTTTCAAGTCATTGAATTAAATGATGTCGAGTATAAAAATCCAATTTGCGAATGTGGAAAAAGAATGACTTCCGCCGGCAAGAATAAAGGTTTCAAATGTAAGAAATGCGGAAGGAAAATAGAATCAAATGAAAAAGTTCCTGTCGTAATCGAGAGAAAATTAGAAAATTTGAAGTTTTATGAAACACCTGTTTCGGCAAGAAGACATTTGTCAAAACCGCTTTGCCGCATGGATTTGGAAAAAATTTGA
- a CDS encoding DUF3100 domain-containing protein, which produces MIPNKGNDGHVEHIYREKTDKRILKKNPWRDYRLHVTVLILVIIAELIGTIKIPITKDVAITIMPLIYTIILGLAFYLIKPIKWIQRKQARIAEGAMMLFIGVLIAKLAVSSGQSIGLIFDMGPALILQEIGHLATILVLPIALLLGFKKESIGMTNSIGREPNVAVVVDRYGFNSPESRGVFAIFIIGTVIGTIFISFLVTFSLSFLPLHPYAFAMASGVGSASMNAAAIGPTLAAFPGMETQIEAFAGFSNLLSFCVGIYIVIFIALPLTEKIYDWLEPKIGRDPITAKKEDE; this is translated from the coding sequence ATTATTCCAAACAAGGGAAACGATGGCCATGTTGAGCATATTTATAGGGAAAAAACGGATAAACGTATTCTGAAGAAGAATCCCTGGAGAGATTACAGATTACATGTTACTGTGCTTATTTTGGTTATTATTGCAGAACTTATTGGAACAATTAAGATTCCTATTACTAAAGACGTGGCAATTACAATAATGCCATTAATTTATACTATTATTTTGGGTTTGGCATTTTATCTTATAAAGCCTATAAAATGGATTCAAAGAAAACAAGCCCGTATTGCTGAAGGGGCAATGATGCTTTTCATCGGTGTTCTAATTGCAAAACTGGCTGTTTCTAGCGGACAATCCATTGGATTAATTTTTGATATGGGTCCTGCATTGATTTTACAGGAAATAGGACACTTGGCAACAATTTTAGTACTCCCGATAGCATTGCTTTTAGGATTTAAAAAGGAATCAATCGGAATGACAAATTCTATTGGTCGTGAACCGAATGTTGCTGTTGTCGTTGATAGGTATGGATTCAATTCCCCCGAATCAAGAGGAGTATTCGCTATATTTATTATAGGTACTGTAATTGGTACAATCTTCATCAGTTTCCTTGTAACATTTTCACTATCATTCCTGCCGTTACATCCTTATGCGTTTGCTATGGCCAGCGGTGTAGGTAGTGCAAGTATGAATGCAGCGGCTATCGGACCAACTCTTGCGGCATTTCCTGGAATGGAAACTCAAATTGAAGCATTTGCAGGCTTCAGTAATCTGCTTTCCTTCTGTGTTGGAATTTACATTGTGATATTTATTGCCTTACCTTTAACAGAAAAAATATATGATTGGTTAGAACCTAAAATTGGAAGAGATCCCATAACAGCCAAAAAGGAGGATGAATAA